The following proteins are co-located in the Anas platyrhynchos isolate ZD024472 breed Pekin duck chromosome 1, IASCAAS_PekinDuck_T2T, whole genome shotgun sequence genome:
- the PDGFD gene encoding platelet-derived growth factor D isoform X7, protein MKCFGHLRWWCLAWEESPCISLPGPRAVSLRVLAGCAPELPAAAGVLRATLAQPEEGNGGRPGGGRPPLTIPPLTPSPRAGSAGRARARLPPASLPSQPPGRLPHTPGPPPTPAAAAAGPGRAEPSGAEPSRGAARLRPQGSAAAAAPACGPGGGGGSPPRDLYLTLLPRDGPRKAAEKKVESAGSFRSSWESNSGAPAAISGSVLIFYFILFYFILFLHLQQPATATTKKCRGWGTDKLREASARFLCRAAVPCPADPNATAHPPPPLRRRLCELLQPSGHHRPCPERIYKSLAVLQHQARWLLVEDGLSLDSEGAAKPWPRGG, encoded by the exons ATGAAATGCTTTGGACATTTACGGTGGTGGTGCTTGGCATGGGAGGAGAGCCCATGCATTTCTCTCCCAGGGCCACGTGCGGTTTCTCTTCGTGTCCTCGCTGGCTGCGCCCCCGagcttcctgcagcagctggggtaCTTCGAGCCACCCTTGCCCAACCCGAGGAGGGGAACGGGGGGCGCCCCGGAGGGGGCCGGCCCCCTCTCACCATCCCTCCCCTCACCCCTTCTCCCCGGGCCGGGAGCGCGGGGAGGGCCCGGGCACGGCTCCCGCCcgcctcccttccctcccaacCCCCGGGCCGCCTTCCCCACACCCCCGGGCCGCCCCCGACCCCAGCGGCGGCTgcagccgggccgggccgagccgagccgagcggAGCCGAGCCGAGCAGGGGCGCTGCGAGGCTCCGGCCGCAGGGGAGCGCGGCTGCGGCAGCCCCCGCCTGCGGCccgggagggggcggcgggtcCCCGCCGAGGGATCTCTACCTCACCTTGCTGCCTCGGGACGGccccagaaaagcagcagaaaaaaaagttgagagCGCAGGAAGTTTtaggagcagctgggagagtaaCTCGGGAGCTCCGGCTGCGATTTCGGGCTCcgttttaattttttatttcattttattttattttattttatttttgcacctCCAGCAACCCGCGACAGCAACAACCAAAAAGTGCAGGGGGTGGGGGACGGATAAATTGCGAGAGGCAAGCGCCAGGTTTCTTTGCAGAGCCGCGGTCCCGTGCCCAGCGGATCCCAATGCAACtgctcatcctcctcctcctctacgcCGTCGTCTGTGCGAACTTTTGCAGCCGTCAGGGCACCACCGCCCCTGCCCAGAGCGGATCTATAAAAGCCTTGCGGTCCTCCAACATCAGGCGAGATG gctgctggtggAGGATGGCCTCAGCCTGGACAGCGAAGGTGCTGCCAAGCCGTGGCCTCGTGGTGGATGA